The Planctomycetota bacterium genome includes the window CCGTTCTATGTGACGCCGCGCGGGCTGACGACGGGAACGCTCTACGCGCCGAACGATCCGCTCCTGTCGCTGGATATCGAGATCGATCTGCTCGAGCCGGGCATTGAGGTCCGAAACAACCGAGGCGGCATGTTCGATGTGGCAGCGCCGCTGGATCAGATGGACTGCAAGTGGATGTTCCGCGAGGTGACC containing:
- a CDS encoding DUF5996 family protein, which produces MSEADDRLPQPLTNSWTPVLPPLEFAAWTETRETLHLLCQIVGKVRMALTPRRNHWWHVPFYVTPRGLTTGTLYAPNDPLLSLDIEIDLLEPGIEVRNNRGGMFDVAAPLDQMDCKWMFREVT